A single Nostoc sp. PCC 7107 DNA region contains:
- a CDS encoding glycosyltransferase family 9 protein, whose translation MRVVALVPGGIGDQILFFPTLDDLKRCYPNAKIDVVTEPQSKAAYRVSKSVHEVLTFDYKDRNSLADWSNLVGTIRDREYDVAIAFGQSWLVGLMLWLTGIPMRVGFKGKGAAFLTHTVPFNPSQYVAAAYHELLKPLGLTTPLPELAVNVPKPDIEWSQIEQKRLGVNETGYVLIYGGVDSALRAKDADKIYPVENWQQIIQEFHLKQPDMPVVVIQGADDETFVRLLRASCPQIKVTSPDNAGKLTAMIAGANLMLSTESAALQLSIAAQTYTIAILGSSDPGKLLPKSEKFLAIKSPTGKVADISPTTVSEKIWGG comes from the coding sequence ATGCGAGTAGTAGCCCTTGTACCTGGCGGAATTGGCGACCAAATTCTCTTCTTTCCGACTCTAGATGATTTGAAGCGTTGTTATCCCAACGCGAAAATAGATGTCGTTACGGAACCCCAGTCAAAGGCTGCCTACCGGGTGAGCAAGTCTGTTCACGAGGTACTGACCTTTGATTATAAAGATCGTAACAGTCTAGCAGATTGGAGTAACTTGGTAGGCACAATTCGCGATCGCGAGTATGATGTCGCCATTGCTTTTGGGCAAAGCTGGTTAGTGGGACTGATGCTCTGGTTAACGGGGATTCCCATGCGTGTTGGCTTTAAAGGCAAAGGAGCAGCTTTTCTGACTCATACCGTGCCGTTTAATCCATCCCAATACGTAGCGGCGGCGTATCACGAATTGCTCAAACCATTAGGTCTGACCACACCTTTGCCAGAGTTAGCAGTAAATGTCCCAAAACCAGATATTGAATGGTCACAAATTGAACAAAAACGTCTGGGGGTGAATGAAACAGGCTACGTCTTGATTTATGGAGGTGTTGACTCAGCCTTGCGAGCTAAAGATGCTGATAAAATCTATCCTGTTGAAAATTGGCAGCAGATTATTCAAGAGTTTCATCTGAAGCAGCCAGATATGCCTGTAGTTGTGATTCAAGGTGCAGATGATGAAACATTTGTGCGATTGCTCCGAGCATCCTGTCCACAAATTAAGGTGACATCGCCTGATAATGCAGGTAAGTTGACAGCCATGATTGCAGGTGCAAACTTGATGCTGTCTACCGAAAGTGCCGCATTACAGTTGAGTATTGCAGCCCAAACTTATACCATCGCTATACTTGGCTCCTCAGATCCAGGGAAGTTGTTACCAAAAAGTGAAAAATTCCTCGCCATTAAATCCCCGACTGGGAAAGTGGCAGATATTTCGCCTACAACAGTTTCTGAAAAAATTTGGGGCGGCTAA
- the ispD gene encoding 2-C-methyl-D-erythritol 4-phosphate cytidylyltransferase, which translates to MYLLIPAAGVGKRMGSNRNKLLLEVHSKTIIAWTLLAAEAASSIRWMGIISQPSDWSDFKNIIADLPLTKPVEFIIGGATRQESVYNGLQALPPEAEQVLIHDGARCLATPNLLNACAEAIRYCSGLIAAIPVKDTIKVVDQSGIIQSTPDRKYLWAAQTPQGFNVQLLKQCHAEGILQGWEVTDDAALFEKCGIEVRIVEGEETNLKVTTPQDLAIAEFILSHREKARG; encoded by the coding sequence GTGTATTTATTAATTCCTGCTGCTGGTGTCGGCAAAAGAATGGGTAGTAACCGGAATAAACTTTTACTTGAGGTACACTCAAAAACTATTATTGCTTGGACTCTGTTAGCGGCTGAAGCGGCGAGTTCTATCAGATGGATGGGAATTATTTCTCAACCTAGTGATTGGTCTGATTTTAAGAACATCATCGCTGATTTGCCTCTAACTAAACCTGTGGAATTTATTATTGGTGGTGCGACGCGTCAAGAGTCGGTTTACAACGGGTTGCAAGCATTACCACCAGAGGCAGAGCAAGTACTAATTCACGACGGTGCAAGATGTTTAGCTACACCAAATTTACTTAACGCTTGTGCCGAAGCAATTCGCTATTGTAGTGGTTTAATTGCGGCTATACCTGTGAAAGACACAATTAAAGTTGTTGATCAAAGTGGCATAATTCAAAGTACCCCTGACCGAAAGTATTTGTGGGCTGCACAAACTCCCCAAGGATTTAATGTCCAGTTATTGAAGCAGTGCCACGCTGAAGGGATTCTTCAAGGCTGGGAAGTGACAGACGATGCGGCTTTATTTGAAAAGTGCGGTATAGAAGTTCGCATTGTGGAAGGTGAGGAGACAAATTTAAAAGTTACCACGCCCCAAGATTTAGCGATCGCAGAATTTATCCTCAGTCATCGAGAAAAAGCTAGGGGCTAG
- the scpB gene encoding SMC-Scp complex subunit ScpB — MKTATATKTATKIEAILYLKGKPLSLSEIAEYAACDRATAQEGIIELIDNYARRDSALEVVETTDGYSLQLRSDFQDLVQTLIPVELGVGALRTLAAIALNSPILQSDLINLRGSGVYQHVPELVELGFVKKRRDNESRSYSLQITPKFHQYFQIEQLPQPFDTKEQQLELDLTIEDELEDVRE; from the coding sequence ATGAAAACAGCTACCGCGACCAAGACAGCGACTAAGATAGAAGCCATTCTCTACTTGAAAGGTAAACCCTTATCCCTCAGCGAAATAGCCGAGTATGCCGCTTGCGATCGCGCCACTGCCCAAGAAGGCATAATTGAACTTATCGACAACTACGCCCGCAGAGATAGTGCTTTAGAAGTGGTGGAAACCACAGATGGTTATAGCCTACAACTGAGGTCTGATTTTCAAGATTTAGTACAAACACTGATTCCGGTAGAATTGGGAGTAGGCGCATTGCGGACATTAGCTGCGATCGCTCTTAATAGTCCCATCCTACAAAGTGATTTAATTAACCTCCGTGGTTCAGGAGTTTACCAACACGTTCCTGAATTAGTCGAACTAGGTTTTGTCAAAAAACGCCGAGATAACGAATCGCGTTCTTACTCCCTACAAATAACACCAAAGTTTCATCAGTACTTCCAAATCGAGCAACTTCCTCAACCATTTGATACTAAAGAACAGCAACTAGAATTAGACCTAACTATTGAAGATGAGTTAGAAGATGTGAGGGAATAG
- a CDS encoding DUF928 domain-containing protein: MKCRIVTKSLIGVLFPTLLLWMNTTTAQSQSISVEQKIDSTKIVPGEPIKYQHFGNGKRMRRIPGKAGSTCLRGRGKNHLTVLVPENNPILTTVEQPKLFFYLPKTAKTSVLGFEFFVEDAAQKVIYQKKYKVNQKPGIFSLNLPANKNQRLLEVSQEYNWYLTVICNRADRSLDLVVGGIIKQIVPDKELTNKLKKALPRERAALYAANGIWYDSLAILAQLRRQRPNDAALQRDWQSLLESVKLANIVPEPLLGELEIE; encoded by the coding sequence ATGAAGTGCAGAATTGTCACAAAATCTTTAATTGGAGTTTTATTTCCAACATTATTGTTGTGGATGAATACAACCACTGCTCAGTCGCAGTCTATATCTGTAGAGCAAAAGATAGATAGCACAAAAATAGTACCAGGAGAGCCAATCAAGTATCAACACTTTGGCAATGGAAAACGGATGAGGCGCATACCAGGGAAAGCAGGAAGCACTTGTTTGCGAGGCAGAGGTAAAAATCATCTGACTGTTTTAGTGCCAGAAAATAATCCTATATTGACTACTGTTGAACAACCAAAATTATTTTTCTATCTTCCCAAAACTGCCAAAACCTCTGTACTAGGATTTGAGTTTTTTGTAGAAGATGCCGCTCAAAAAGTAATTTATCAAAAAAAGTATAAGGTTAATCAGAAACCGGGAATTTTTAGCCTTAATTTACCTGCTAATAAAAATCAGCGATTACTCGAAGTTAGTCAGGAATATAATTGGTATTTAACAGTTATTTGTAATCGCGCAGATCGTTCTCTTGATCTCGTTGTGGGTGGAATTATCAAACAAATTGTCCCTGACAAAGAGTTGACGAATAAGTTAAAGAAAGCTTTGCCAAGAGAACGTGCGGCTTTATATGCAGCCAATGGCATTTGGTACGATAGTTTGGCTATCCTCGCGCAGTTGCGCCGTCAGCGTCCAAATGATGCTGCTTTGCAAAGAGATTGGCAAAGTCTTTTAGAGTCAGTCAAATTAGCAAATATCGTCCCAGAGCCTTTATTGGGTGAGTTAGAAATTGAGTGA
- a CDS encoding DUF928 domain-containing protein produces the protein MKYRIIKKSLIGILFLTLLFWMNATTAQSQSMPVEQNIDSIKIEPGAPIKYQHFGNGKRMRRIPGGVRVYCLLGRDKNNFTVLVPENNPVLTTVEGPKLFFYIPKTAKTTVQGFEFFVKDAAQKVIYQQKYKVNQQPGIFSIDIPADKNQPLLEAGQEYHWYLGVICQPQDRARDQVVGGTIKQIVPDKELTNKLKKASPRERAALYATSGIWYDSLAILAQLRRQRPNDAALQTDWQSLLESVKLANIVPEPLVGELEVDTTK, from the coding sequence ATGAAGTACAGAATTATTAAAAAATCTCTAATTGGAATTTTATTTTTAACATTATTGTTTTGGATGAATGCAACCACCGCTCAGTCACAATCTATGCCTGTAGAGCAAAACATAGATAGCATAAAAATAGAACCAGGAGCGCCCATCAAATATCAACACTTTGGCAACGGAAAGCGGATGAGGCGGATACCAGGAGGAGTAAGAGTGTATTGTTTGTTAGGCAGAGATAAAAATAATTTTACTGTGTTAGTCCCAGAAAATAATCCTGTACTGACTACAGTTGAGGGTCCCAAACTATTTTTCTATATTCCCAAAACTGCCAAAACCACTGTACAAGGATTTGAGTTTTTTGTAAAAGATGCTGCTCAAAAAGTAATTTATCAGCAAAAATATAAAGTTAATCAGCAACCAGGAATTTTTAGCATTGATATACCTGCTGATAAAAATCAGCCATTACTTGAAGCTGGTCAAGAGTATCATTGGTATTTAGGCGTGATTTGTCAACCTCAAGACCGCGCTCGTGATCAAGTTGTAGGTGGAACTATCAAACAAATTGTCCCTGACAAAGAGTTGACTAATAAGTTAAAAAAAGCTTCGCCAAGAGAACGTGCGGCTCTCTATGCAACTTCCGGTATTTGGTACGATAGTCTGGCTATCCTCGCACAGTTACGTCGTCAACGTCCAAATGATGCTGCTTTACAAACAGATTGGCAAAGTCTTTTAGAGTCAGTCAAATTAGCAAATATTGTCCCAGAGCCTTTAGTGGGTGAGTTAGAAGTAGATACAACAAAATAA